GGTTTGGCCTTGAACGTTTCCTAATGACGCAGCGCTAAGCGCCAGCGAGGTCATCGTTTCGTCGTTAGGCGCTTCGACGATGGCGGCCATGTCGTATTGGCCCATCAGCCAGTACGAATCTTTCACGGTGCAGCCGCATTTTTTCGCCATCGCACGGTACGCCTCGGTCCGCTTGACCGTGTCTTTCACATTGCGAATGCCTTGCTCTGTAAAATTTACGAGCACTAGATAAGTGGACATGTTGTTCTCCTTTTCGTGTTTCATGTAGCGGCG
This is a stretch of genomic DNA from Pirellulales bacterium. It encodes these proteins:
- a CDS encoding GYD domain-containing protein gives rise to the protein RRYMKHEKENNMSTYLVLVNFTEQGIRNVKDTVKRTEAYRAMAKKCGCTVKDSYWLMGQYDMAAIVEAPNDETMTSLALSAASLGNVQGQTLRAFTADEIGPILNKMVS